GGCGCCTGGAGCTCGCACTCCGCACTCTCCGTCGCCGGCGGGTCGGGGACGATCTCCTCGGCCGTCGGTGCCGTGCCGTCGACGACGCTCACCGCCGTGTCGGCGGCCGACGTCGACCTGCGCACCTCGTTCGTGCTCGACAAGATTCCCGTGGGCGGCTCGACCGGCACGACGGTCTCCACGTTCATCCGACGCACCGCCGACGGACGCTACTGGGCGAAGATCCGCGTCGCTCCGGGAGGTGCCGTGTACCTCACCCTCTCGCGTGTCACGGCGGGCGGGGCCCAGACCTCCATCGCCTCCGAGACCCGGATCACCGGCCTCACCCTCACCGCGGGGACCCCGCTGAATCTGCGGTTCACGGCATCCGGTGCCGCTCCCACGCAGCTGAGCGCCCGCGTGTGGACCGGCGCGACCGAGCCGAGCACCTGGCAGCGGACGGCGACGGATGCCACGGCGGGCCTCCAGGGTGCGGGCAGCCTCGGGTTCGAGGTCTACACCTCCACGAGCGTCACGAACGGACCCGTGCGCGTCTCGATCCCCGACCTGCGCGTGATCGACAGCACGCCGTGACGGCTCAGCCGATGACGAAGGCGTCGGGGTCGTCCGAGCGCGTCGGTCGCAGCGTCGGCGGCACGGGCCAGGGCAGCTCCCAACGGCGCGCGTACGCGTCGATCGCGCCGAAGTCCTCGCCCTTGACGACGATGCGCTCGGGTGTGACCTCGACGAACCGCACGCGGAGGGGACGGTCCGACTCCCCCTCGAGCATCCACGGCTCCGCGAGATAGGAGAGGCCGAGCGTCTCGAGCACCGCCTCGGCATCCAGCCACTCGGTCGGCTCCGACGCGCGGCGGCCCAGCAGATCGAACGGAACCCACTGGTCGCCCTCGGGCGCGATCCAGCCGACGAGTTCGCCGTCGTCGCGCCGATGCGGAGTCCAGTCGGTGCCGATCACGGCTTCGCCGGACCGCGCGAGAAGAGATAGCCGCGCTCGTCGAACCCGACGACGACGAAACCGTCGTCGAGCAGCCCGCCGAACGCGTCGCGCACGCGGTAGCGCCACTCGAGGGCCTCGGCGGGGTCGTCGCGCCGCAGCCGCTCGATGTCGCGCGGAATGGCCACCGTCGTGACGACCGTCTCCTCGGCCGGGATCGGTGCCGGGGCGGCGAGCGCCCACGAGGTCATGAGCCGGTCGGATTCGTCACCGCGGTTCACGCCGTCGTCCATCGCGCCGTAGTGGTCGGTCAGGTACTCCGTCACGCGAGCGCCGAGCACGCGGAGGTTGAACGACGCGTTGCGGGCGACGAGCGGATCGAACGTCCACGTGATGTGACCCACGTCGCGCGCGAACGCCCACGCGCGCTGGTGCTGCTTGAGCACCCGTCCGAGGCCCTGCGACCGGTAGCCGTCGAGGACGCCCGTGATGTGCGAGTGCATCGAGCGGGACGCCGGGGCGGCGAAGAAGGCCACGGAAGCCCCGATCATCCGTTCGCCGTCGTACAGCCCTACGGCGTAGTTGCCCGAGTGGGCGAGTGCGCGCAGCAGGTTCGGGGGCATTCCGGTGCGGTCGCCGCCCCACACCTGCGAGAGCACCTCGGAAGCGGCGAACACCTGCTCGACCGTCTCGAGCGCACGGATCTCGATGCCCTCGGGAGCGGTGGCGTCTTCGAAGTCGGCCATGTCAGCACCCTAGCCCCGGCCCTCCACCCCCGCCGCCCCGGTAGCCTGAATCGGTGAACCGTGAGGATGATGCCCGCCGCCGCCTCACCCGAATCCCGCCGCAGGGCGCGGTGGTCGCCGTCCTCGCCATCGCGGGACTGTGCTCGTCGTTCATGTTCACGCTCGTCGTGCCGATCCAGGCACGACTGCCCGAGCTCCTCCACGCGAGTCGTGAGGACACAGCCTGGGTCGTCACCGTCACGCTCCTGGTGGCCGCCGTCGTCACGCCGATCGCGGGGCGCCTGGGTGACATGTACGGCAAGCGGCGGATCGTGCTGGTGCTGCTGGCCGCGCTCGTGGTCGGGTCGATCATCGCGGCCCTCTCGACCGACATCATCGGCGTGATCGTGGGCCGTGGCCTCCAGGGCGCCGTGACGGGCGTCGTGCCGCTCGGCATCTCGATCCTCCGCGACATCCTGCACGAGAACCGCGTCGACGGCGCGATCGCGCTCATCAGCGCCACGCTGGGTGTCGGCGGGGCGCTGGGGATGCCGTTGAGCGCCCTCGTCACGCAGTACGCCGACTGGCACGCGCTGTTCTGGATGTCCGCGGGCCTCGGGGTCGTCGTGTTCGGACTCGTCCTCTGGATCGTGCCCGTGAGCGTCCTGCGCACGGCCGGGCGCTTCGACTACGCGGGAGCCGCCGGACTGGCCGTCGGGCTCACCGGCATCCTGCTGGCGATCTCGCGCGGAAACGAATGGGGCTGGACGTCGGCGCCGGTGCTCGCGTTCGGGATCGGCGGCATCGTCGTGCTCCTCGTATGGGGCTGGTACGAGCTGCGCATCGCCGAACCCCTCCTCGACCTGCGGGTCGCCGCGCGACGGCCGGTGCTGCTCACGAACATCGCCTCGATCGCGATGGGCTTCTCGCTGTTCGCGTCGAACGTGTCGTACCCGCAGCTGCTCGAGCTGCCGCCGCCGGCGGGCTTCGGCCTGTCGCTCCTGGCCGCGAGCCTGGTCATCATGCCGGCGGGCCTCGTCATGATGGTGCTGTCGCCGTACTCCGGCCGGCTCGCGCGCACGGTCGGCCCGCGGCGACTGCTGGTGCTCGGCGCCGTCGCCCTCATCGCCGCCTACGGCTTCACGCTCCTGTTCTCTTCGGAGGTGTGGCACCTGCTGGTCGCGAACATCCTCGTCGGTGTGGGCATCGGCTTCGGGTACGCGGCGATGCCGATGCTCATCATGCGGTCGGTGCCGCAGAGCGAGACGGGCGCCTCGAACGGCCTGAACGCGCTGTTCCGCTCGCTCGGCACGAGCACGGCCGCGGCCGTCATCGGCGCGGTGCTGGCGACCATGTCGACGACGCAGGGCGACGTGCAGGTGCCGACGGCATCCGCGTTCCACCTGTCGTTCCTGCTCGGCGGGGGCGCGGCCGTGGTGGCCCTGGTGGTGGCCGCGTTCATCCCGACGCGGCCCGCCGAAGAGGCCCATCCGGCGCTGCCCGCGTAAGCCGGCAGATGTCCGCCTCCTGACGCGGCGGCGGGCGCGCGGCTAGCGTGGATGCCATGGACGACAACCGCAGTCAGAAGCCCGTCGGCCCCGAGACGGCGTCGGCGGGGAACACGCCCGGCACTTCGGCCCGCGACGCGGCGACCCGAGACTCCGGTGCACGGGATGCCGGTGACACGCGCTTCTTCGGGCAGCCGTGGGCGCTCGCCCATGTGTTCGGCGTGGAGATGTGGGAGCGCTTCAGCTTCTACGGCATGCAGGGCATCCTGCTCATCTACCTGTACTTCTCGGTGTCCGACGGCGGTCTCGGCGTCGACCAGACGGTCGCGGCGAGCATCGTGGGGGCGTACGGCGGCGCCGTGTACCTGTCGACGATCCTCGGCGCGTGGATCGCCGACCGGCTGCTGGGAGCCGAGCGCGTGCTGTTCCTGAGCGCCATCGTCATCATGGCGGGGCACATCGCGCTCGCGCTCCTCCCCGGGTTCCTCGGGGTCGGCGTCGGACTCGTGCTGGTCGCGATCGGCTCGGGAGGCCTCAAGGCGACCGCGACGAGCGTCGTCGGCACTCTGTACGCGCCGGAGGACACCCGACGGGATGCCGGCTTCTCCCTGTTCTATCTGGGCATCAACCTCGGGGCGTTCGCCGGTCCGCTCCTGACCGGTCTGCTGCAGGATCGACTGGGCTTCCACTGGGGCTTCGGACTGGCCGCGGTCGGGATGGCCGCGGGCCTCCTGCAGTACTCGTTCGGCCGGAAGGCGCTCCCCGCCGAGGCATCGCTCGTTCCCAACCCGCTCCCCCGGCAGCGCTACCCGCTGATGATCGGTGTCGCCGTGGCGGGCGTCGCCCTGATCGTCGTGCTCGTGCTCGTGGGCGTCATCCGCGCCGACAATCTCGCGCTCGTCGTGATCGTCGCCGTGATCGGCGCCGCGATCGCCTATTTCGCCGTCATCCTCACCAGCCGCGCCATCACGTCGGTCGAGCGGTCGCGCGTGTGGGGCTTCCTGCCGCTGTTCCTCACGTCGGTCGCGTTCTGGTCGCTGTACCAGCAGCAGTTCACGGTGCTGACGTTCTACTCCGACCAGCGACTCGACCGGAACCTCTTCGGCTGGGAGATGCCGGTGCCGTGGATCCAGTCGATCAACCCGATCTTCATCATCGTGCTGTCGGGCGTCTTCGCCTGGCTGTGGACGAAGCTCGGCTCGCGCCAGCCGTCGACGCCGGTGAAGTTCGGCCTGTCCGCCATCGTGATGGGCGCCGCGTTCCTGCTGTTCCTGCCGTTCGCCGGCGGCGGGGCGAATTCGACCCCGCTGCTGGCGGTCGTCGGCATCCTGCTCGTCTTCACGATCGCCGAGCTGCTCCTCTCACCCGTGGGACTGTCGGTCACGACGAAGCTCGCCCCGGAGCGCTTCCACACCCAGATGGTGGCGCTGTTCTTCCTGTCGGTGTCGCTCGGCACGGCTGTCGCCGGTCAGCTGGCCACCCTCTACGACCCCGAGAACGAGGTGCCCTACTTCGCGACCCTCGGCCTTCTCGCGATCGGCGTGGGCGTCGCCCTGCTGCTGGCGGTCAAGCCCGTCCTGTCGCTCATGCGCGGGGTGCGCTAGCGGCGGGCGCGCGACGCCCCGGCGACGGGCGGATGCCGTGGCATCCGTTCGGACACGGCAGAATCGATGCATGCCTCCCGTGCACAACCCGCACCTGCTCCCCGCTCACGCCTGCCTCATCGTGCACGGCAAGGACACTCCGGGGATCGTCGCCGCCGTCTCGGCGATGATCACGCGCATCGGCGGCAACATCGTCGCGTTCGACCAGTACTCCGACGACCCGCGCGGCGGCGCGTACTTCCAGCGGGTGGTGTTCCACCGCCCCGACTTCGCCGCCGACCGGCCGCAGATCGAGGCGGAGATCGACCGGACCCTCGCCGACTTCGAACTGGAGTGGTCGCTGACCGACCAGTCGGTGCCCAAGCGGATGGCGGTCCTGGCATCCAAGCAGGACCACTGCCTGCTCGACCTGCTGTGGCGCCACCGCCGCGGCGACCTGCCCGTCACCATCCCGATGGTGATCTCCAACCACACGACCACCGCCGAGGATGTGCGCAGCTTCGGCGTGCCGTTCTTCCATGTGCCGTCGGTCACGGGCCCCGACAAGTCGGCGTCGGAGGCGGAGATCCTGAAGCTCCTCGTCGGCAACGTCGACTTCGTCGTGCTCGCGCGGTACATGCA
This genomic window from Candidatus Microbacterium phytovorans contains:
- a CDS encoding GNAT family N-acetyltransferase, which translates into the protein MADFEDATAPEGIEIRALETVEQVFAASEVLSQVWGGDRTGMPPNLLRALAHSGNYAVGLYDGERMIGASVAFFAAPASRSMHSHITGVLDGYRSQGLGRVLKQHQRAWAFARDVGHITWTFDPLVARNASFNLRVLGARVTEYLTDHYGAMDDGVNRGDESDRLMTSWALAAPAPIPAEETVVTTVAIPRDIERLRRDDPAEALEWRYRVRDAFGGLLDDGFVVVGFDERGYLFSRGPAKP
- the purU gene encoding formyltetrahydrofolate deformylase; protein product: MPPVHNPHLLPAHACLIVHGKDTPGIVAAVSAMITRIGGNIVAFDQYSDDPRGGAYFQRVVFHRPDFAADRPQIEAEIDRTLADFELEWSLTDQSVPKRMAVLASKQDHCLLDLLWRHRRGDLPVTIPMVISNHTTTAEDVRSFGVPFFHVPSVTGPDKSASEAEILKLLVGNVDFVVLARYMQILSPEFLEQLGVPVINIHHSFLPAFIGAEPYKKAKERGVKLIGATSHYVTSDLDEGPIIEQDTIRVTHAETVTELARRGADVERQVLSRAVLWHAQDRVIRHGNHTIIF
- a CDS encoding MFS transporter, which encodes MPPQGAVVAVLAIAGLCSSFMFTLVVPIQARLPELLHASREDTAWVVTVTLLVAAVVTPIAGRLGDMYGKRRIVLVLLAALVVGSIIAALSTDIIGVIVGRGLQGAVTGVVPLGISILRDILHENRVDGAIALISATLGVGGALGMPLSALVTQYADWHALFWMSAGLGVVVFGLVLWIVPVSVLRTAGRFDYAGAAGLAVGLTGILLAISRGNEWGWTSAPVLAFGIGGIVVLLVWGWYELRIAEPLLDLRVAARRPVLLTNIASIAMGFSLFASNVSYPQLLELPPPAGFGLSLLAASLVIMPAGLVMMVLSPYSGRLARTVGPRRLLVLGAVALIAAYGFTLLFSSEVWHLLVANILVGVGIGFGYAAMPMLIMRSVPQSETGASNGLNALFRSLGTSTAAAVIGAVLATMSTTQGDVQVPTASAFHLSFLLGGGAAVVALVVAAFIPTRPAEEAHPALPA
- a CDS encoding oligopeptide:H+ symporter; amino-acid sequence: MWERFSFYGMQGILLIYLYFSVSDGGLGVDQTVAASIVGAYGGAVYLSTILGAWIADRLLGAERVLFLSAIVIMAGHIALALLPGFLGVGVGLVLVAIGSGGLKATATSVVGTLYAPEDTRRDAGFSLFYLGINLGAFAGPLLTGLLQDRLGFHWGFGLAAVGMAAGLLQYSFGRKALPAEASLVPNPLPRQRYPLMIGVAVAGVALIVVLVLVGVIRADNLALVVIVAVIGAAIAYFAVILTSRAITSVERSRVWGFLPLFLTSVAFWSLYQQQFTVLTFYSDQRLDRNLFGWEMPVPWIQSINPIFIIVLSGVFAWLWTKLGSRQPSTPVKFGLSAIVMGAAFLLFLPFAGGGANSTPLLAVVGILLVFTIAELLLSPVGLSVTTKLAPERFHTQMVALFFLSVSLGTAVAGQLATLYDPENEVPYFATLGLLAIGVGVALLLAVKPVLSLMRGVR